The following proteins are co-located in the Hevea brasiliensis isolate MT/VB/25A 57/8 chromosome 11, ASM3005281v1, whole genome shotgun sequence genome:
- the LOC131170254 gene encoding uncharacterized mitochondrial protein AtMg00860-like, which translates to MPTEVDKCRRFVDRLNDNIRLIVTSHQFTDFSFLVASALDVERVRDEEQSRRDRQRKRHSGTYEISFLGHIISADGIRVDPKKIEAIVEWKPPRNAIEVGSFLRLAGYYRRFVKGFSLIATPLIKLLHKNVKFDWNDKCQASFEKLKAMVTKA; encoded by the exons atgcctacagaggttgataaatgcaggAGGTTTGTGGacagactgaatgacaacatcagactGATAGTTACATCTCACCAGTTCACCGACTTCTCTTTCTTGGTAGCATCAGCTCTGGATGTGGAGAGAGTAAGAGATGAGGAGCAGTCCAGGAGGGACAGGCAGCGTAAGAGGCATTCTGGAACTT ATGAAatatctttccttggacacattatatcagcagatgggatcagggtGGATCCAAAGAAGATTGAGGCAAtagtggaatggaagcctcccagaaatgcaaTAGAAGTCGGAAGTTTCTTGAGGTTAGCTGGttactacagaagatttgtgaagggattttccctcatAGCTACTCCACTGATTAAACTGCTACataagaatgtcaagtttgactggaatgacaaatgccaAGCTAGCTTTGAAAAGCTAAAGGCTATGGTCACAAAGGCCTAA